AGTGGTAGAAGACGTTGCTGAGGGACAGGACGGTGGACTCCTGGCCGCCGTGCGGGGTACCCGTCGACGTGAACACGGACATCGCCTTGTTCATCAGGCCGCGCCGGGCGTGCAGCTCGAAAGTCTGGTCGATGAAGTGCTTGAGGGGTCCCGCGAGCAGGCCGTACCGTCCCGGGGTGCCCCAGACGACCGCGTCGGCCCAGTCCAGGTCGTCGATCGTGGCCACCTCGACGTCCCGGCTCGCGCTGACGTGCTCGGTGTTCGCCTGGGACCATTCCTTGTAGTTGGGCGCGAGCGGCTCATCGGTGATCTCGGCGACCCGGCGAAGGCGCACCTCGGCCCCGGCCTTGTCGGCCGCCTCCGCCGCGGCGACGGCCATCTTGTGAATATTGCCGGTGGCCGAGTAGTAAACGATGGCGACCTTGGTCATGAGCGTACTGCTCCTTTGCTGGGGTGCTCGCGCCGAAGCCGGCTGCGAACTCAATACTTTCTGGCTACTATATCGACGACATATCCTGTCGTGGATAGCGGCACCCGCCAGGAGAATGCGAATAATCCGTCAAGTCAGCCGCGCTCGACACCGGGCGGGTTGTCGATGACATAGCGCCAGAGCCCGTCGGAGCCGCGCCGCGCCACATCGGTGGCCGTACCCTCGATGTGCACCTGCTCACCGTCCGGCTTGGTGCCGTCGATGACGAAGTCGCCTATCACCAGGGCGATGTCGTCGTAGACGTACGTGTGCCGGACCGAGATGTCTATGGGGACGCCGAGGCTCAGAAAGCTGCTGGTGGCCTGGCGGCGTCCGTCGCCGGTCACGACGACGCCGGGGGTGAGCACGCGTACCGCCTCGGGCTCGAAGAGCCGGTCGATCGCGTCAAGATCTTTGGCGTTGAAGGCTTCCACGAAGACTTCAGGCAGTTGTGCCGGATCGCTGACAGCCATTCTCGCTCCTGTGTGAAGAGTTCGGTCGGAGGACGGCAGAGCGCCCGTCCGTCCCCGTCGCTGCGCAGGGCGGGGCCGGAGTAAGGCTTCGCGGTACGTGCGGTTGCTCCGTCGTGCGGTGGGTGGGGTGGTGCGACTGCTCCGTCATGCCGTGGATCGGTGGAGCCGCACGACGGTAGAGCGGGGTGTCAGTCGAGTTGGACGCCGGTGCTGCCCTCCGGCAGTACCGGCGGCGTGGGCA
The genomic region above belongs to Streptomyces marianii and contains:
- a CDS encoding NAD(P)H-dependent oxidoreductase, which encodes MTKVAIVYYSATGNIHKMAVAAAEAADKAGAEVRLRRVAEITDEPLAPNYKEWSQANTEHVSASRDVEVATIDDLDWADAVVWGTPGRYGLLAGPLKHFIDQTFELHARRGLMNKAMSVFTSTGTPHGGQESTVLSLSNVFYHWGAIIVPPGVTDDILLTPSNGNPYGVSATSGLQAIPGHLAQNVTDDNLAAVGYQTVRTLEVAEALRTGLRKA
- a CDS encoding YybH family protein — translated: MAVSDPAQLPEVFVEAFNAKDLDAIDRLFEPEAVRVLTPGVVVTGDGRRQATSSFLSLGVPIDISVRHTYVYDDIALVIGDFVIDGTKPDGEQVHIEGTATDVARRGSDGLWRYVIDNPPGVERG